The genomic interval aaatggAAGTAAGAGTTAATGACATAATCACTCGCTTTAATTAAAAGACTCGTTAAGTAGCCAGAACCTGAAAACCATCCTCCTCTATCATTTTCAGACTGGAGCCGTTTCTCGACCTTTTACCTCTCCTGAAAACCACTCTCACAAAAAACCACCTACCCTACCGTCTCTCCCCAAACCTTCCGCTCGACTCTCTCTCTGCATCCCCTCTACTTCCTTTTTCGtatcacttctctctctctctcgttcggttcttcttctttgaagTTCGTACCTGTGCAGGTCTTGTTATATTAAAGCCATGTACCTCGTAATTATCCAGGAGGAGTTCTCGTAAAATCTCTTTCTTTACgttctctctccatctctctgtTTCATTCATGGCGTACCACAACCAGCTCTCCCGAGACCTCCCTCTTCAGCACTTCGCGGACCAATCCCGTCAACGGGAAGCGCAAAACCAAGGCTTGCCTGACAACAGTGCCTTGCGCACCATCTTACCCGACCAGCTTGCCACCCACTCCTCCCCCTCTGACCCCAGCTCAAAACCCGGCTCCAATCACCACCACCATCTCCAAACCGCACCTAATTGGCTCAACAGCGCTCTCCTCCGTACGCAAGCCCAGTACAACGATACCTCGAACACCACCGCTGCCGGCGCCgctaacaacaacaataacacAAACAGCACCAATTTCTTGAATCTCCACACCGCCTCTGATTCAACCGCAGCCTCTCAATCCTCCAACCAATGGCTCTCCCGCCCCATCCTTCACCGAAACCACAGTGAAGTCATCGACGACGTCGCATCCGCCGCCGCCGGTGACCCCATGATCGCCGCGACCATGTCCCACGATTCGGCCGAGAACTTGAAGAACAACGGTGGAAGCGACAACCTCAATATCACCAGCGGCAACCCGAACAAGAGCGAGGGAGGCGTGGGAGTGGGTGTTGTGGTCGAGAGCGGGGCAGACGGAGTGATGAACTGGCAGAATGCAAGGTACAAGGCCGAGATTCTGTCCCATCCGCTCTACGAGCAGCTGCTTTCCGCCCACGTGACCTGCCTCCGGATCGCCACGCCGGTCGACCAGTTGCCCAGGATCGACGCCCAGCTCGCGCAGTCTGAAAATGTAGTCGCCAAATACTCGGCTCTCGGACATGCGACTCCGAGCATGGTTGGGGACGACAAGGAGCTCGATCAGTTCTTGGTACGCTTTTTTCTCTCTGCTGTCGTCGTTTTGTTGTTCAAAATTCGTTGATTCATGTGTTTGtaattgttgcaaataaaagCTTTTTATACCAAAAAAATTATGGGTTCACTATTTGTCCTTTTCATCTGTGTGCATCAACTTGGCTATATTATTCTGTGTTTCATCAAATTCAGTTGGGTTTACAGTATTTTGTTGGAAAATTCCCTCTGAACGAGAATTCTCCGACTAGAAATTCTTGGTGATTGAACTGTAAAGTCTGATGCACCGACAGATAACTCCACTACTCCAATCTGTTTTGTTGCGTGAGGATTGATCGATTGGTGGTGTTAAGAAAGACCACATCTTTGCTCATGAAATTCAATTGGGACCCAAGATTAGTTGGCCTTTTGTGGCTTGTTATTTGAAATTGATGGTGCAACTTTTTTTCATGAAGCACAGGGAAGGATGTACTATTAGTTGTAAATTTCCTGGTTGGTAACAAACGATTTGATATACTGTCAAGTATTCCATGAATTGTGAACTTTTTTATGAAGCATGCCTCCTTGTGGCCCATCGATTTTCAAGCATTTCTGGGTATGGGAAGCTGTTGAGACTGTGTTACGGCCAATTGTACGTAGACAAGAAAGCATAAACAGAGGAAGCTACAGCAAACAGAAAGATCTTGACATAGTTAACGCTGCCCTCCAAGACTGAAAGCAGATTAGATGTCTTTAACCGACAGattatttttctcaagtttttccTGAATGCCAATAATTGGACGTCCGAATGAAATTTCCACCACGCATCCTTTTTTGTAGCCACAATTCAAGTCATAAAAGATAGGAACAGCAACTCCTAGTcttttcagccaacacaaattGTAAAGAAAATTCCTAACACATGCGTTCTATGGATAAATATACtcggaaagaaaaaagaaaaactattaaAAGTTTTCAAGGTTGCTCGGTTACTGCAAAGTTGGGCTGGTGGTAGTGATTATGATTGGATAAATGAAGGAAACTTTGATGGATGAACATGGTCACTTAAACATCTCTGTCACTAAATAAAACAAGGTTTTGGGCTTTTGTGAAGGAATACAGATCGCAAACTGAGATGTATGAATTAGAGGGCATAACAATCCCTGTGCTGGGAAGCTATATCCAAGATACACAAGTTTGATTTTGGCATGAATGAGTACATCTGTCTGAGGTTTTCCGTTCTCATCATAAATTCAAAGGCAGCTGAACGTCATTACTCAGTAGGTGTAGtgtatcataaaaaaaatatcttgacTCGCTTCCTATTATTAAGTTTTAGTGCCTGTTGGAAAATTAGGCAGAATTCTAGTCTCTGCTATTTTCAAATCCTGGATAGGGAGGGAGAAGATTTCCTCTCCTCATCATTTACGTACTTCTTGTCTGCGAGGTTAGTTTCagaaatgctaaaaaaaaaacttgccgGTACTCATACAGGTTTAAATGTCAGTCATAATCTCGCTTGTATGCAGCGGGGAGATTGCTGGACTGCTAGATTCATGCATGATACTTACATTATACTGAGATATTTCAcaatgtattatatttttctttatcgaAACCTTAAGTAAGGTTGCATGTGGTATTCTCAATTAGTTGGAGTGCCTAGTCAAAACTTCTGAATACATAATATGGGTACTTGGGGGATACAAGAAATGTTATTTGGAACTCGATATCCTCTTCATTCAAAGTTTCtttcacttcattttttttctctttcaattttgACATATAGGATAGATTATCCATCTTAAAGCGGAACAATGGCAAGATTCTTCGAAAATACTTCTTGGTTAAAGGTTTCTGTTTATGTTAttacctatttttttaactaaaaaggTGACATTGAGTTACAGGGAGTAGCTTAACAATTCATTTAAGCTGTAAAGGCTTCCATGCCTGTTTGTTCCATGCATTCACACCTTTCTGTCCCTATGCCTATTTTGTAATTGGCTGTCACGATAGAATCGGATTTTTTATCTTCTCCTTTGTTAATGTAGACACATTATGTTCTGTTGCTTTGTTCCTTTAAAGAACAACTGCAACAACATGTTCGAGTTCATGCAATGGAGGCAGTAATGGCTTGCTGGGAGATTGAGCAATCCTTACAAAGTTTAACAGGTGATATTCTGTTCTATTTCTATTCTAGTGGATGCTCCATGCTAGTGTAATAAGAATACATTTCAATGGTTGGAAAATTTCTTGCAGCTGCCCAATATGCTTCCCCGTCTCATATTGTGGTGACAGTACTTTTAATCCAAGGTTTCTCCTTGGCATGGCTTATGTGATCAATTAGCCCTCAACTTGTGATGGGGCacttaagggctcgtttggatactaagaatatctcataatatatgtgaatggaaatgaaatagtttgagaatatctgagaacGGTTGTGTTCCCAAACAGGCCAGTTAACAGAACCCATTGTTAATTCCAAGGAATTCTAGGGAAAATGAGTGGTtaaaataactatattttaCTTGAAAATAATGAACTAATCCTTAAATAAGCTGCATGTGGTTATTTAGATGTATTCACATGTCCATATTTTTTTACACTGATCTGCAAGCAAATTTGCATGGAATAATCGATTACCAAAGCTATAATTGCTCCTACATGCTGCACGAACAGGCGTCTCTCCAGGTGAAGGTACAGGTGCAACAAtgtctgatgatgatgatgaacaaGTAGATAGTGATGCCAACTTGTTTGATGGAGGTTTGGAGGGTCCAGACAGCATGGGATTTGGCCCTCTGATCCCAACAGAGACTGAGAGGTCCTTAATGGAGCGTGTGAGGCAAGAGTTGAAGCATGAACTGAAACAGGTAATTGGAGTTATTGTTTGCAATGTTTATTATGGCATCTTCAGTGTTGCCACCTGAACAGTGTTCTCTTTCTTTGATAGGGTTACAAGGAGAAAATTGTAGACATAAGAGAGGAAATTTTACGCAAGAGAAGAGCAGGAAAGCTTCCTGGAGACACTACCTCTGTTTTAAAAGCATGGTGGCAATCACATTCGAAGTGGCCATACCCCACTGTAAGTTTTGGCCAGTTACAAGTAGCTGAGGAATCTTTTTGGAGTTTTGTTACACTGACACTCAAGCCGGTGTGTGAACACACTACTTGTTGTGGGACccattaaaactttaaaaaaccataaataccaatcattttttaacacaGCTGATGTGAAAAGTTCTCACATCAGCAGTGTGTTGGGTGTATACCAAAGGAGGGTTGCAAATAGATTTGTTCATCTTTTTGAACCTATAATTTGACATTATGATAGGGCAAAAGGTCTTATGCAAGGCAAGCACTAACTAGAGCAAATATgacaacaccccccccccccccccccccccccccccccccccccaaaaaaaaaaaaaaaaggtctaggGTATACTCTGGTCAAAAACCACAAATTCTCCTTCCTAACAATGCAACCACACCCACACAAACACGAATGGTTACCACCCACTTACAATTTGTATTTAAGTTACAAGGCGAAACTGCTTTTTTAAGAAACCCTTTTAATGAGTAAGCTGCTTAAGAGAATCTGAGTAAAACGAATGCAACAATCCTTGAGTGATCCATACCCTGAATTTTATGAACTTTCAGGAGGAAGACAAGGCAAGATTGGTACAGGAAACTGGTTTGCAATTGAAGCAGATAAATAATTGGTTCATCAATCAGAGGAAGAGGAACTGGCACAGCAACCCTTCAACTTCTACTGTCTTGAAGAGCAAACGCAAAAGGTATTCCAAGTAGAGAATGTTTGTTAGTTTGAATTTTCCACGAGCTTTGCACcaaccaaaatttgaaaagaagtaATGCAGGTGAAAATAGTCATGATCGTTTTATGTAATTGGAAGAAAATTGAAGAACGATTTCTCAAGTGAGCTCTGTTCGTCCTTCCTATCAAGAAATCAATCCAACATACTACATAAAAAATTCTGACTGCACAGGACTTCATGGTATGACTATGGGCTCAAGTAAAACACTCCAATTTTGCCTTTTCAGATAGGAAAAGGCTGACATTGAGGATGAGGTCGGGATGATGAAACCGGTTTGTGACATTGCACATATATGCTCTAAGGCTTTAGACAGTTTAGTGCATATGATGCAAATCTCATTAGGAAATCCAATActttagaaattataatactgAAAATGGTTTGGATGCCTCAGCAAGATTATGATTTTTGTTTACCTTCTTAATGGCTGTGAATAATAATGGTTAAGGGTTGTGGGTATACAGTGTAATAATCTGTGCATGCTACCTTACTTTTATACGTGATTATAGCTTTAGTTTGACAATTGTATTGCAGAGTTAAATTTGTAGCAAATATTGCATGAAAGTTTTTTGACAGTTCGATTGTTGATGGCTTGATCATGATGCTCTTTCAAGCAACTACAGTGCCATCACTGGCATGAAATATGATGTTTGCGGTGTATTTTCTTCATCCTTTTTCTCTCTCGGAATTTGTTTTCTCTAACAGAGGTGCTAATTTGTATATCAATGCAAATGCTGTTACCATGTCAAACTGTAAAAGATAGTCCTAGAGCCGTCTATCGAGTAAGCAAAATGACATCAAGATATGCACAACTTTCTTATCTATTGAATCCATCATCAAATTGAAGCGGGTAACTCCGCAGATGATGCTGATACtgattcttcttttttcttgttattgCCATGCGCAATACCTCCAGTACTTCCGAAAACTGCTTGATGTCATTGCGGATGCAGATATCTATGTGTACGCCATTGTTGTCATTTGGGTACCATCTGAAGTAGAGTCCACACTTcaaataattcaagaaaatttttttctaGTCTGATTGAATACCACTGAGACTGATAGAGAAGCCCATTTTCTTCAACCCATTCATTCTCTTCTAATTCAAGACTTTCGCTTAACTAATTGAGGCCGTTTTTCATGTGGATTGGCCATGGAAGAGAGTgctgtagagagagagagagagaggctctgAAACtggatttttggatttaaaatgGGAAAGTGGGATGGAAAGGTGAACATGTATTTAAGACCCATTTTGTATTTCTACGCAATTATTAATTAGCTATTGAGTATTGAGGAGATTCGTTTCGTAAGTTCCACTTTTTGCACGGCCCTTTGTTATTGGACATTCCTACACCGATCAATCAATCAACAAAAAGGAAGATCCTTAATCCTCAGTATTTGCTTTGTTAGATGCTTAAAGTTTAGTGTAAATTAGGATTCTTCCTTCGTCCGTCAGATTTTCAAATTTACTTCTACTGAAAATTAAgggaaattttgtaaaattagaaTTTACTTCTAATGAGTTTGCTTGATTGCattatttaatagtaaaatgagttataaaatagttcaaaatgaaaatacaaaatcacTATGAGCAAGCATTGTCGATCCTATACTAC from Juglans microcarpa x Juglans regia isolate MS1-56 chromosome 4S, Jm3101_v1.0, whole genome shotgun sequence carries:
- the LOC121263715 gene encoding homeobox protein knotted-1-like 3 isoform X2, whose product is MAYHNQLSRDLPLQHFADQSRQREAQNQGLPDNSALRTILPDQLATHSSPSDPSSKPGSNHHHHLQTAPNWLNSALLRTQAQYNDTSNTTAAGAANNNNNTNSTNFLNLHTASDSTAASQSSNQWLSRPILHRNHSEVIDDVASAAAGDPMIAATMSHDSAENLKNNGGSDNLNITSGNPNKSEGGVGVGVVVESGADGVMNWQNARYKAEILSHPLYEQLLSAHVTCLRIATPVDQLPRIDAQLAQSENVVAKYSALGHATPSMVGDDKELDQFLTHYVLLLCSFKEQLQQHVRVHAMEAVMACWEIEQSLQSLTGVSPGEGTGATMSDDDDEQVDSDANLFDGGLEGPDSMGFGPLIPTETERSLMERVRQELKHELKQGYKEKIVDIREEILRKRRAGKLPGDTTSVLKAWWQSHSKWPYPTEEDKARLVQETGLQLKQINNWFINQRKRNWHSNPSTSTVLKSKRKR
- the LOC121263715 gene encoding homeobox protein knotted-1-like 3 isoform X1, with the translated sequence MAYHNQLSRDLPLQHFADQSRQREAQNQGLPDNSALRTILPDQLATHSSPSDPSSKPGSNHHHHLQTAPNWLNSALLRTQAQYNDTSNTTAAGAANNNNNTNSTNFLNLHTASDSTAASQSSNQWLSRPILHRNHSEVIDDVASAAAGDPMIAATMSHDSAENLKNNGGSDNLNITSGNPNKSEGGVGVGVVVESGADGVMNWQNARYKAEILSHPLYEQLLSAHVTCLRIATPVDQLPRIDAQLAQSENVVAKYSALGHATPSMVGDDKELDQFLTHYVLLLCSFKEQLQQHVRVHAMEAVMACWEIEQSLQSLTGVSPGEGTGATMSDDDDEQVDSDANLFDGGLEGPDSMGFGPLIPTETERSLMERVRQELKHELKQGYKEKIVDIREEILRKRRAGKLPGDTTSVLKAWWQSHSKWPYPTEEDKARLVQETGLQLKQINNWFINQRKRNWHSNPSTSTVLKSKRKSNAGENSHDRFM